A DNA window from Paralichthys olivaceus isolate ysfri-2021 chromosome 3, ASM2471397v2, whole genome shotgun sequence contains the following coding sequences:
- the ccdc181 gene encoding coiled-coil domain-containing protein 181 isoform X2, translating to MSEVVCKSQEEYEDDFEKDLDWLISEGQGPDNDIEDEIDKELEEDEKRQRRKRKEKKGNKTEVVEEDEDRWPSPMEPLEYDSDRDSPNKSSPIAPPPPGMDDQTDEEKKYILEKIQQANRELQDQEAPDSTRRRRLHFKETLVDLVVPPLKFEKNGKSGEVEGGKENKKDAEAETVSGKLSELKLSPREKNVRSGGSGRAVESSDGGQGIREGRVLVEKDGKFDLVSLKEVESQGLLPSITSNNSNYSRTSPCLQETTVSSRKTHSSAPSSSPLSRSGSSLFKYGFDPLRAPRPPAQPRSRPSSANHSHRGSQRRGMKRRVQSATGTPCQATYTLSPQQKELLHRVQERKETLAREAEQRKREEEELKRQENELAFKAWLLRKREQLQEERRILRAQEIERMNSKGNSEEAFKLWLQRKQEQQQKEKQLVELKKLEEDDGYLLRSREECERAFKLWVKRKRAEERVEQQAAREHSRRLVLEERRARRMRDLQCTVNESKPFRFTEQLVYHF from the exons ATGAGTGAGGTGGTCTGTAAGTCCCAGGAGGAGTATGAGGATGACTTTGAGAAGGATCTGGACTGGCTGATCAGTGAGGGGCAG GGTCCTGACAATGACATCGAGGATGAAATTgacaaagagctggaggaggatgagaaacGGCAACGAAGGAAACGGAAGGAGAAGAAAGGCAACAAAACAGAGGTGGTGGAAGAGGATGAAGACAGGTGGCCCTCACCTATGGAGCCGTTGGAGTACGACTCTGACAGAGACAGCCCCAATAAGTCTTCACCTATAGCCCCACCCCCTCCAGGGATGGATGACCAGACGGACGAGGAGAAGAAATACATCCTGGAGAAGATCCAGCAGGCAAACCGAGAGCTGCAGGATCAAGAAGCTCCAGATAGTACGAGGCGCAGGCGGCTGCATTTCAAAGAGACGCTGGTGGACCTGGTGGTGCCTCCGCTGAAGTTTGAGAAAAATGGCAAAAGTGGTGAGgtggaaggagggaaggaaaacaAGAAGGATGCAGAGGCAGAGACTGTGTCAGGGAAGTTGTCTGAGCTTAAACTTTCCCCCCGGGAGAAGAATGTAAGATCTGGAGGATCTGGCAGGGCTGTGGAGAGCAGTGACGGAGGGCAGGGGATCAGGGAGGGCAGAGTCCTTGTTGAAAAAGATGGGAAGTTCGACCTGGTCAGCTTAAAAGAGGTGGAGAGTCAAGGACTTCTCCCTTCCATCACAAGCAACAACAGCAACTATTCTCGTACCTCCCCATGTCTCCAGGAGACAACTGTGAGCTCCAGGAAGACCCACAGctctgccccctcctcctctcctctgtctcgtTCTGGCTCTTCCCTCTTCAAGTATGGCTTCGATCCCCTCCGGGCCCCGAGACCTCCAGCGCAGCCCAGGAGCAGGCCCAGCTCAGCCAACCACAGCCACAGAGGCAGCCAGAGGAGAGGCATGAAGCGGCGGGTGCAGTCGGCCACTGGGACACCCTGCCAGGCCACATACACCCTGTCCCCCCAACAGAAAGAGCTGCTGCACAGGGTccaggagaggaaggagacgCTGGCCAGAGAG GCCGAGCAGAGGAAacgtgaggaagaggagctgaagAGGCAGGAGAACGAGCTGGCATTCAAAGCCTGGTTACTGAGGAAAAGAGagcagctccaggaggagagaaggatcCTCCGAGCTCAGGAGATAGAGAGGATGAATTCTAAG GGCAACTCGGAGGAGGCGTTCaagctgtggctgcagaggaagcaggagcagcagcagaaagagaagcagctggtggagctgaagaagctggaggaggacgATGGTTACCTCCTACGCAGCCGAGAGGAGTGTGAACGTGCCTTCAAACT GTGGGTGAAACGAAAGCGAGCAGAGGAGcgagtggagcagcaggcagctcGGGAGCATTCTCGCAGGTTGGTGCTGGAGGAGCGGCGAGCGCGACGCATGCGGGACCTGCAGTGTACTGTCAACGAATCCAAGCCATTCAGATTCACAGAGCAGCTGGTTTACCACTTCTGA
- the ccdc181 gene encoding coiled-coil domain-containing protein 181 isoform X1: MSEVVCKSQEEYEDDFEKDLDWLISEGQGPDNDIEDEIDKELEEDEKRQRRKRKEKKGNKTEVVEEDEDRWPSPMEPLEYDSDRDSPNKSSPIAPPPPGMDDQTDEEKKYILEKIQQANRELQDQEAPDSTRRRRLHFKETLVDLVVPPLKFEKNGKSGEVEGGKENKKDAEAETVSGKLSELKLSPREKNVRSGGSGRAVESSDGGQGIREGRVLVEKDGKFDLVSLKEVESQGLLPSITSNNSNYSRTSPCLQETTVSSRKTHSSAPSSSPLSRSGSSLFKYGFDPLRAPRPPAQPRSRPSSANHSHRGSQRRGMKRRVQSATGTPCQATYTLSPQQKELLHRVQERKETLAREAEQRKREEEELKRQENELAFKAWLLRKREQLQEERRILRAQEIERMNSKKAFSQGNSEEAFKLWLQRKQEQQQKEKQLVELKKLEEDDGYLLRSREECERAFKLWVKRKRAEERVEQQAAREHSRRLVLEERRARRMRDLQCTVNESKPFRFTEQLVYHF, translated from the exons ATGAGTGAGGTGGTCTGTAAGTCCCAGGAGGAGTATGAGGATGACTTTGAGAAGGATCTGGACTGGCTGATCAGTGAGGGGCAG GGTCCTGACAATGACATCGAGGATGAAATTgacaaagagctggaggaggatgagaaacGGCAACGAAGGAAACGGAAGGAGAAGAAAGGCAACAAAACAGAGGTGGTGGAAGAGGATGAAGACAGGTGGCCCTCACCTATGGAGCCGTTGGAGTACGACTCTGACAGAGACAGCCCCAATAAGTCTTCACCTATAGCCCCACCCCCTCCAGGGATGGATGACCAGACGGACGAGGAGAAGAAATACATCCTGGAGAAGATCCAGCAGGCAAACCGAGAGCTGCAGGATCAAGAAGCTCCAGATAGTACGAGGCGCAGGCGGCTGCATTTCAAAGAGACGCTGGTGGACCTGGTGGTGCCTCCGCTGAAGTTTGAGAAAAATGGCAAAAGTGGTGAGgtggaaggagggaaggaaaacaAGAAGGATGCAGAGGCAGAGACTGTGTCAGGGAAGTTGTCTGAGCTTAAACTTTCCCCCCGGGAGAAGAATGTAAGATCTGGAGGATCTGGCAGGGCTGTGGAGAGCAGTGACGGAGGGCAGGGGATCAGGGAGGGCAGAGTCCTTGTTGAAAAAGATGGGAAGTTCGACCTGGTCAGCTTAAAAGAGGTGGAGAGTCAAGGACTTCTCCCTTCCATCACAAGCAACAACAGCAACTATTCTCGTACCTCCCCATGTCTCCAGGAGACAACTGTGAGCTCCAGGAAGACCCACAGctctgccccctcctcctctcctctgtctcgtTCTGGCTCTTCCCTCTTCAAGTATGGCTTCGATCCCCTCCGGGCCCCGAGACCTCCAGCGCAGCCCAGGAGCAGGCCCAGCTCAGCCAACCACAGCCACAGAGGCAGCCAGAGGAGAGGCATGAAGCGGCGGGTGCAGTCGGCCACTGGGACACCCTGCCAGGCCACATACACCCTGTCCCCCCAACAGAAAGAGCTGCTGCACAGGGTccaggagaggaaggagacgCTGGCCAGAGAG GCCGAGCAGAGGAAacgtgaggaagaggagctgaagAGGCAGGAGAACGAGCTGGCATTCAAAGCCTGGTTACTGAGGAAAAGAGagcagctccaggaggagagaaggatcCTCCGAGCTCAGGAGATAGAGAGGATGAATTCTAAG AAGGCCTTCTCACAGGGCAACTCGGAGGAGGCGTTCaagctgtggctgcagaggaagcaggagcagcagcagaaagagaagcagctggtggagctgaagaagctggaggaggacgATGGTTACCTCCTACGCAGCCGAGAGGAGTGTGAACGTGCCTTCAAACT GTGGGTGAAACGAAAGCGAGCAGAGGAGcgagtggagcagcaggcagctcGGGAGCATTCTCGCAGGTTGGTGCTGGAGGAGCGGCGAGCGCGACGCATGCGGGACCTGCAGTGTACTGTCAACGAATCCAAGCCATTCAGATTCACAGAGCAGCTGGTTTACCACTTCTGA